The stretch of DNA TAATCTTTTCCCACATGTCAGTATTTACTTTTACTGacaattttgcttttcaatgagaaggtgttttaaaaatgataaaataatcaatacacTGTTTTACAAGAGTTAAGGTGCTAAACATTGCCCTGTACAGGCTGCTGTGGGATGGGGTAAAGCTTGCAGTGATGTTGATGTTAGTTACTAGGACACATACAAGATATCAAATGAAATTACTTAGCCAAGATTAATGTGGGTGCAACTAGATCAAGATTCTTACTTCTACTTTATTAAATGATTGACATTTACATTACTCTGAAATCTTATATGTAGTGTCCAGTACAGAAGTTTTTTTACATGTGGAATTAATTATGTAATGTTGTCTAAAGAAGTTGTCCATCCTTACTGCCATGTTCAGCTCCTTATTTGCCTGGATAACCCTCTGTGACACTTATATTTGGAACTCGCACGGAAGTGAACAATTACATTAATTTTGTCAAGTGTTTCAATGTTTAAAACAGCCAAGTAGTCAGTAAAACATGGCAATTCTTTCAGAAcactcttttaaaaacaactcagcttttaattcaaaccttttaaaaaaatacatcttgttcttctttttatcaACAAGCACACATATTTGCCATAAACACATTACATATGATTTCATCTTCGAAGTAATTTTGTTGTCAATTTTGTAGCTCTGTGTAACTGATGTGTAACTGTGAAAGTTCTGTTCATTCATCTTATAATGACATAATATAGCAACAAAGATATCCATTACCTTTGGTAAACTTTGTCTAGGAAGCTCAGTTCTGTCCCCGAACAAAATCACACCAGCTGAGTAGTGATTCAGGATGTAGAAGGTGTCCATGACTCCCAATGCATGGGCAGCCACATGCAGAAGGCTTTCAATGATCTGCACAAGGAATATCAGCGTTTCCACATATTAAACATGCATCCAAAAGTCTTCTCACACAAATCTAAAAATTGGTTTGTATTAATCTTGAGATTGAAGATGTTTTacaaatgactgaaacaaaCACATACCTCCCCTGTCAACCATTGATGTGGTCGAAGAGTGCACAAGTCAGAATGATGAATCACAATGCTCCGACCTTTAATTTGTGACGGAACAACTGCTACTACAACTTCTGTACCACTCTTTTTCCAAAGCAAGGTTAACTGCaaatcagatataaaaaaaaaaacaaatcaaaacatttgaaagtaatacaacaaaaatgtatattttacaaaatttaaataatacttTATGCTAACAGCCGGccataataaagacaaaatctaCACCAGACTGTAATACATATATGTCAGTTATGTTATCCCATGTTAACCACATTATGAAATTGTGAAATGCAAGCTATTATTACTTGTTTACTTCTAATGAAATTTAAGAAATGaagattacaaaaaaattttatcaGATAAATTCATTGTTTTAACAAACTAATTCTTTATGTGGAACTGCAACAGAGCCTCAAAGGTAGGTGAAACCTTACCTGTGattctttattattgttatcaTCTTCAGCTttggtgatttgtttttttgggccTTTGGAAGTTCTGGGATTGGGTAATATCTTCGGGGGATTGAAATACTTGGATTTGGTCTTTGTCTGACCAGCAGAACTTTCCCTCTTGTTCCATTTTTCTTTGGGATCATCTGCCGGTTTATTCAAAACTCTGACAGTTTGGTCCAGAAGTTTGTCTGGCAGACCATGCTGCATAACATGTTCAACATACCGACCTTGTAAAGATGTATACAATTTTGTGATGAAGTCTGCTGGTCTGAGgtacttttttttggccaagaTGTTCTTTTTTACCAAGCCAAACCACAACTCCACATGGCAGTTTGTTTCTCTtgatttgcttgttttatttgttgcagCAGATGTGGGTGTTTTGTACCGTGTTAAGTCGCCAAGTAACATTCCGCTCCACAGTGGGATGATTCCCATGTAGTTCTTCACAAGCACATCAACTATACCAGGACAGCAgtaatgattttctgtgatCTCTGATTCCTCGGACAGAATGTCAACCTGAGCTTGGTCCCGTAAAACTTGGAAAGTCTTTGTAAATGGTGAGTTAGCAATAATGCTGTTGCTTTTGTCACTTTTGCTGTGCTGTGCTTCTGCTGTATGATGGCCATCTTCATCTTTCTCTGACTTGTTTTTGGAGATACAGCTGTTGAGGTATGCTTGACTTGTTTGTACTAAGGGGTTGTAATGTTTTGCATCAAATAGTACACACATGTTGTAAAACACCTCCATGGCAATTTGGAGGTTATTGCAGTTTAAAAGGGATGCGAAACAATAGCTTGCATACTCTTTTAAGCCTCGATCACGGGTCTTTGTCCCAAAAGCTTGTGTAACAGCCTTCATAATATGGGCAGAGCACAGGTGCAATACTGTgaactttttcatttcaactttatGTTCATGCACAatctcaattttgatgaaataaattctttaaaaattgaaaatgatttaaaatggaaaacaaatgactgtgcctcatctaaagagactagtataattatttcaaagtgattttgagtcaataggtcacatgacctggaagctattgaagaaaaactctcaattttgaagaaaaaaattcctaaaaaatggaaaatggctaaaaatggaaaacaaatgactgtgcctcatctatacagactgttagaacaagttcaaagtgattttgaatcaataggtcacatgacctggaagctattgaagaaaaaccctcaattttgaagaaaaaaattcctaaaaaatggaaaatggctaaaaatggaaaacaaatgactgtgcctcatcaaaagagactattagaattattccaaagtgattttgaatcaataggtcacatgacctggaagctattgaagaaaaaccctcaattttgaagaaaaaaattcctaaaaaatggaaaatgatttaaaatggaaaacaaatgtctgtgcctcaattaaagggactattagaattatttcaaagtgattttgagtcaataggtcacatgacctggaagctattgaagaaaagctctcaattttgaagaaaaaaattcctaaaaaatggaaaatggctaaaaatggaaatcaaatgactgtgcctcatctatacagactggtagaacaatttcaaagtgattttgagtcaataggtcacatgacctggaagctattgaagaaaaacacttaattttgatgaaataaattctttaaaaattgaaaatgatttaaaatggaaaacaaatgactgtgcctcatctaaagagactagtataattatttcaaagtgattttgagtcaataggtcacatgacctggaagctattgaagaaaaacactcaattttgaagaaaaaaattaattaaaaattgaaaatgatttaaaatggaaaacaaatgactgtgcctcatctaaagagactattagaattattccaaagtgattttgagtcaataggtcacatgacctggaagctattgaagaaaaaccctcaattttgaagaaaagaattcctaaaaaatggaaaatgatttaaaatggaaaacaaatgtctgtgcctcaattaaagggactattagaattatttcaaagtgattttgagtcaataggtcacatgacctggaagctattgaagaaaaactctcaattttgaagaaaaaaattcctaaaaaatggaaaatggctaaaaatggaaaacaaatgactgtgcctcatctaaagagactattataattatttcaaagtgattttgagtcaataggtcacatgacctggaagctattgaagaaaaacacttaattttgatgaaataaattctttaaaaattgaaaatgatttaaaatggaaaacaaatgactgtgcctcatctaaagagactagtataattatttcaaagtgattttgagtcaataggtcaaatgacctggaagctattgaagaaaacattatattatttaatattaaaattattgaaaatattgtatatgactttaaaattttatagaTGCTATTTTGGCTCATGTAAAAGCATGAATTAGCACTGACAATTAGTTAGTTGGTTACAATTCAAggcatttattaacatttctttgacaggaatgttTGGTTCGGTAATTTGTTGATAGTCCCTAAGTGAACCTTCGGGCGCTgcggccgggagcggtggagaaccgctggccgacagtagcgttcataaatcggatcaaccttgagctaaacgccgcttactccgcggagctcgaatatcgaatatccaacttgaaactaacttcactgcggtGACGAAccgggagtgagaatgtgttgccCTGGCGGTAACAGAAACACGTAATTATTAAGTtgcgttattgcttggatttgaATCGGTATGTTTTGCATCCAGTGCAAACAAGGATGTtgacaaataaactggacaatATGCTGGCAATTTAGTGACATTTCCACAGTTgtggtcttgaaataaaatcccgagtCCTCAATGTCCGACACTAAGACCAGaccaaatggaaatgaaattCAAGACCGATTTTCCAGGTCTTGAAAATcgaaaaattaaattacatgaCTTTCCAGGTTTTCCATGACCAGTACAAACCCTGGATGTAACTTCATAGCTTAATTTTTCTAAACAGAATctctgagaggaaaaaaaaggcaaaaaaattatatttttttcttttttctgttgttcttgTGTAGCACAAGAACTGATTATAGCAGCCAAGTGGAAAAATTCACTCTAATGTGGGTTATAATTATGAAACATTAAAGgtaaatgtcatattttgggGATTCGGGAAGTAAGCCCTTCTTTTCTATTTGTACTTGTTCTGTGGAATTTTTTATGTGGAGAGGTGACACTTAATCCATTAAGTGTCACTTTAATCCATTAAGTGTACGTCTGGAAATGAAAGGTTTTGGACTTTAATTTGACCGGCTACCTGTGTGGTTTGGACCGTGTTGCTCGGTGTTGGTGGAACAGAAAGATTGAATAATTTTCAGGCTGAAGCGTTTGGCTGTGCTTAAACTACCGTGCTCGGTATCGGAGGGGCGCTCCGACTGCATGTTAagtgtattttatataattgttGTATAAACAAAAACTAAGGAGTTgcctaaaaattattttatactcCATATAACACAAACGCAtacatcaacacacacacattgactTGTCTTGTGCTGAATCGCTGCCTCTGTTCTCAGCCTCTTCCCATAGCAGTGAATTTCCTCCCACATTATTTTCCTCCCACAAATTATTCCAGTGAACGAAGCACGAACAGCTCCCTTTTAACCACCGTCTTCCCATTTCTGACGATGGATCTTAAATATCCTCAAGTTTGAAATACCAGGCAGCTACAAACCGTGTGTTCACTTTAGTGGCTAAGTTTTGGATATGATCTGTTGTCACCTTGATATTGTAGTAATTTGTAGACCATTAATTGAGGACTCTGACAACAGCTTGTCTTTAGCCGGCAGgcatattttactgaaaaccaAAACCCCTTTTACCGGAAACCATACATGTACATAACCCGCCTCTGGTACGGAACGCCCTGAGGACCATAACCCACCACATCTCCCCTTCCCCAAAGTAgtgataaaattttaaacaaaacatggacTACCTAACTAAAAGCATACAGTCAGTCTACTGAATACTGAAAATAACAtacataataacaataacatttgaaacaggttttagatgttctgaaaatgttctgCCTTATTGGACATAATCTTTGAGCCATGCTGGTGCCTTCACCTCCCTCCTTGGATGAACCCTTTTCACATTCTCCTCCACCCTCACTTCTGGTGCTGCTGTAATTTGTTCTGTGTCTCCCACATTCTCTGTAGGGCTTTGAATGTCTGGTGCTGCTGGGCTTTGAATGTCTGGTAAGGGTCTGAGATGTGCCTTGTTTCTCCTCACCTCTTCTGAATCGGTCTCCACGACAGGAACGAGGAGTGTCTGCTTCTCTCAGCACCGCAGCCGTCTCCTGGGTGTTTGTAATCCAGACGCGCTGACCTGCTTTTAGCTCTGGCCTGACCCCCACTCTATGTCTTTTGTTGTAGGCCAATGTTTGTGCCTGTTTTAACTCTTTGTCCTTGTCTGCAAATTTCTTTTGGTTTGCCCACTGTGGTTTAAGTTGACTGGGTGAGAGTGGCAAGGGTGAGCGCAGCCTTCTGCCCATCAGGAGCTCAGTCGGTGAAGGGCCTTGATTCAGCGGCGTGACCCTGTATGCCAACAGGGCCTTGTATGGGTCGGTGTTCTTCTTCAAGAGGCTTTTCACTGTTTCCGCCCTCTCTGCCCCCCCGTTACTCTGAGCGAAGTATGGACTACTGGTGACATGTCTGAAGTCATAGTCTGTGGCAAAAGAGGAGAAAGAGCTAGAGGAAAACTGAGGTCCATTATCTGTTATCAGTATTTCAGGCACCCCATGTCtaacaaaaatagatttcaaGCCACTAATAATTCCTGCTGATGTGGTTATAGATGTCTTCATTATTTCAATGTATCTTGAATAGTAGTCTACTACCAGTAAATAAGAGTCATTTTCCCAGTAAAACATATCTGCCCCAATTTTCTGCCAAGGCCGCTTAGGCAGCTCTGAGGGTATCATTGGCTCTGGGTGTAGCTGTTGGTACTTAACACATGTCTCGCACTGGCCCACAACTTTTGTGATTTGGGTACTCAGGCCTAACCACCACACAGATTGCTGAGCCCTCAGCTTGCATTTGGATATCCCCATATGTCCCTCGTGCAGTCGGGCaagcatttcattttcaatgtctCTGGAATGACAATACGTCGTCCTTTCATCAAAAGATCACCATTCATGTGTAACTCACCCTGGTGAATCCAATAAGGCTTCAGCTGCTGGGACAGCTCCTCTTGTCGTGGCCAGCCTCTTTGGCACTGGCGGATCAGCTGACTGCAGATGGCGTCTTGCCGCTGATGGTCAGCTATCTGCTGGAGTTTGGACTGAGATGCAGGTAAGTTATCACGTACTGTGTTAATGAAAATCTGTACTTCCCCTTCCATCTGTGTTTCTTCTGCTGTCAGTGGACGCCTTATCGGGGCCCTGGACAATGTATCTGCTGTGATGAGGGCCTTTCCAGGTACATGTACTATGTTGTATATAACCTAAGCAGTCGCAGCCGGAATCGCTGAATCCTGGGAGGTAAGTCATCCAGTGCTTTTGTCCCTAGGAGTGCGAGGAGGGGTTTATGGTCAGTTTCTATTGTGAACTGTACTCCGATCAGGTATGAACTCAGCCTCTCACAGGCCCAGGTGACGACTAGTGCCTCTTTTTCAACCTGGGCATATCGTTGCTCTGTTTCAGAGAGGCTTCAGGAAATGTAGGCAACTGGACGCCACTGCATATTTTCCTCTCTCTGCATTAAGACTGCCCCAAGGCCAAAAGACGAGGCATCTGCTGACACCTTTGTCTTGGCTTGGGGCCTGTATTGAGCCAAGACTGTTGGTGATGCCAGCTCATGAGCTTGTCAAAGGCTGTCTGCTGCATATGACTCCAGATCCAATCATTGTCTTTTACCAGCAGATCTCTGAGTGGTTTGGTAGAATCTGCAAAGTGAGGGGGGAATTTTGCAACATACGTCACCATCCCCAAAAACCGCCTAACGTCTGTTGTGTTCTGTGGGACAGGTATGTCTGTAATCGCTCTGATTTTCTCAGGGTCTGGTTCAATGTCTGCTGCACTGACTTTATGTCCTGCAAACAGAACTTCCGACTGTGCAAAGGTGTATTTCTCATTTAGTGTTAGTCCTGCCTCTTGGAGTCGCATCTGGACAGCTGTGAGCCGCTCATCATGCTCTGCTTCATTCTTTCCCGACACAAGGACATCATCTGCATGGCATATAACACCTTCAAGGCCGGCTAAGAGCTGGGACATGCgtctttgaaaatgttctggGCCCAAATTTATCCCAAAGGGTTAGCACATTGAAACAGAAACGGCCAAAGGGAGTATGAATGTTGTTAGTTCCCTATTTTCTTGTGCTAATGGAATCTGCCAAAAGCCACTCCGTGCATtcaattttgtgaaatattttgcaccattcagctgtgctaaTGACTGGTCCACAGAGGGCAAGATATGTCTTTCTCTGCACACACTTTCATTAAGCTTGGTAAGGTTGACACAAAGTCTAATTTTGCCATTGGGTTTTTGGGGCTACCACTATCCCCGCACACCACTCAGTAGGCTTCTCTATCCTGGAGATGACCCCCATTTCCTCCATTCTTTTTAGTTCCTCCTTGACTTTTGCAGTTAAGGGTATTGGCACACGGCGAGGGGTTGAAAGGACATAGGGGACAGCATCGTCTCTCAGCCGGATACGATAGTCACCTTCCAGTCTCCCTAATCCTGTAAACACCTTTGGgaatttcttttgaattttctcaCCAGGTCCCCCTTCTCCTCCAGTGTGTCAATTTTTCCCATTCGCTCCACAAGATGTAGTTCTGTAAGTGCCGGTAAACCCAGCAGTGGCCTAGCCAAGCTATCAATGACAAACACTGACTGAGTGGATTTTCAAGGCTGCATTGAAGCTGACCTACCACCAATAGTCTGGTATTGTTTGGGCCATACAGCTTTTTGTGGGTGTGCAATAGAGGGCCGTCTCTTCTGTAGCTTTACAGTCTGGTAGGAATGGCGGCCACTGTTGCACCTGTATCTAGTTTAAAGGAAACTACTGCCCCATTTAGTTTGATGTCTAAGTACCAGCCATTGCTGTCTGACTTCACCTCACCTAAGAACAGACTGTCCTGATAGAGTCCCTCTTCCTCTGCCATCTCGTGTACAGGCTGCTTAGACTTGCAGACAGCAGCAAAGTGTCCTCGTTTGTGACATTTCCTGCATTCAGCCACTTTGGCAGGGCAGTCTTTCCAATTGTGTGATGGAGCCCTCCCAA from Xiphophorus hellerii strain 12219 chromosome 19, Xiphophorus_hellerii-4.1, whole genome shotgun sequence encodes:
- the LOC116708488 gene encoding uncharacterized protein LOC116708488, giving the protein MKKFTVLHLCSAHIMKAVTQAFGTKTRDRGLKEYASYCFASLLNCNNLQIAMEVFYNMCVLFDAKHYNPLVQTSQAYLNSCISKNKSEKDEDGHHTAEAQHSKSDKSNSIIANSPFTKTFQVLRDQAQVDILSEESEITENHYCCPGIVDVLVKNYMGIIPLWSGMLLGDLTRYKTPTSAATNKTSKSRETNCHVELWFGLVKKNILAKKKYLRPADFITKLYTSLQGRYVEHVMQHGLPDKLLDQTVRVLNKPADDPKEKWNKRESSAGQTKTKSKYFNPPKILPNPRTSKGPKKQITKAEDDNNNKESQLTLLWKKSGTEVVVAVVPSQIKGRSIVIHHSDLCTLRPHQWLTGEIIESLLHVAAHALGVMDTFYILNHYSAGVILFGDRTELPRQSLPKVNFDNYEAVLSFVLVNNNHWKLLYINAEARTVFLIDPAQVSSELVDSQKAAKRIQEYFKMRRTCHGKNRLGWDPMERGDNAPPYSTRRKQLWSYCSQNGKSTDGSLPSDARCRF